The region TAAAAGCTGGTATAGTTATTTTACTACATACTATTTTATATGACATTCTGTAGTATGATAATTTCTGTTCACGCGTATAAAGTACATTTGTTTTGCAGGTATCTGTCACATCTTGTTTATGAAAACTGAACATATTTCCATTATCATTACTAGATAATGTGAATCAGGTTTTCACGCTCATCTAAGCTCCAAGATCATTTCAACCAATAGCATTTCAGCAAGATATGAACTTCCGGGTCATTTTGAATGGAGTGGACACGTGTGATTTGTGATGTACAGTAACTGTGATGCTTTTGTCTTTAGTTAGATTGAGGCATAGAGATGAAGTGTTCTCTTAAGCAGGGTTGACTGTTATTCTTGTGTATTAACACTTGTGATAAACTGCCATATAGCGTAGTAAAGTATGCTTGCACTTCATTGGCTGCCAACCAGACAGTAGCAAAAGTCATTGTGACTTGAATTATAAATTACATTGAAATGTATTATGAGGCCAGGTGACATGCACAGCTGGTTCATTCTAGAATCTTCTACATACAGTTCAGCCTTTGGGGTTATCTTGTTGCCCGTCCTTTTGTCCTTCACTGGGATGGTAAACATTTACAAAACCTCCAAACGTTTCTCCTCCCCTACATGAACCCTCAACATCCCCTGACCTATCCCATCAACCCTCCCTCACACACAACCTTCTCTcaaggtcacacacacacatctgttcTCAGATAACAGCTGCTCATGTCTTTGAAACTGTGTGATACAGGGTGATTGATGCTCGATTATTCTTTTTCCAAGTCGTCTGCTTTAAGTATGTGTCTAATTTAGAAGCCTTGTCTTTGAAAGAAGGTAAAGTGAAGATTTTATTGTAACAGAACTTATAGGAGAGGAAAGTGAAGACTTGTGATTAAAACTATTGGTTTTCGCTTTGCTGGTCTGTAACGCCCCctggtgggtttttttttttttttttttggaactcTGCTTTTTTTAGTGTTGCAAAACATGCATTGACTATTTCTGCAGTGCACTAAGCATGCATTTTCCCCCACAGCAGGCTTTCCGGAAATTCCTTCCCATGTTCGACCGTGTGTTGGTGGAGCGGCTTGCTGCAGAGACCGTTTCAAGAGGAGGCATCATGATTCCAGAAAAGTCTCAAGCCAAAGTGCAGCAAGCTACAGTGGTAGCAGTAGGTCCAGGATCCACCAACAAGGTAACCTACTCAAAGTTAATCATGTTTTTTGTTCTGACTGAAGCATCTCTACAGTGTGTGATCTATAGGTTGTGCTTCAGAGTTTAAATGATGTCTGTCTTTCAGGATGGGAAAGTAACACCTGTCTGTGTCAAAGTTGGGGATAAAGTTTTGCTGCCTGAGTACGGAGGAACCAAAGTTGTACTTGAGGATAAGGTTTGAACATTTGTCATGATTAGATCATCAGATGattgatttgtttttctttctttatgtaTTTCTTACAAACAATGAACATCTAT is a window of Megalobrama amblycephala isolate DHTTF-2021 linkage group LG6, ASM1881202v1, whole genome shotgun sequence DNA encoding:
- the LOC125270373 gene encoding 10 kDa heat shock protein, mitochondrial isoform X2 gives rise to the protein MQAFRKFLPMFDRVLVERLAAETVSRGGIMIPEKSQAKVQQATVVAVGPGSTNKDGKVTPVCVKVGDKVLLPEYGGTKVVLEDKDYFLFRDGDILGKYVE